The stretch of DNA TATAATTCATATTCAATTGATAATAAAGAAAAACTAAATTTCTTTAGCATTCTTTCAATTGACCCTGCATTAAGTTTTAACTATACTATAATAAAAAATATTGAATTTATATCACAGGTAGGGGTTTCAGTTCCCCTTTATAAAAATAAATTTATGGGAGAAAACATAGGAGATATTACTAAAAAAATAACTATCTCCCCTCTAATAACAAGTTTATATAAACTTGGAATTCTATATAAATTTAATTTCAAAAATGAATAAATTAAGTTATACTTTTTCATCAAAATATGAAATCAATTAAATTAATATTGTTCTTGATTATTATATTAACATTATTTCAATGTGAACTATTTTCACAAAATTCAATTAAATTAATTTTTCAACCTATACCCTATTTAAGTGGGAATAAAGTGTATTCTTTTGCATATGAAAGAAAGGTGTCAAAAATATTATCAGTTCAATTAGGAGGCAATTTCGGTGTTTATGACCAATGGGATAGTGATAGTTGTACTTATGTATTTGCAATTCCTTGGAATTGCAGAAAAGTTTCTGAAACAAAACTTAAAGGTTTCTCAATATTCCCTGAGGTTAGAATATATTTATTGAATAAAGATAAAACGGAAAAATTACCTAAAGGCTTTTTTTTAGGTGTATATGGAAAACTTATGGTGCTTAATCAACAAAAGGAATATATTAATATTGACAGCACTGTAAATAAACATGGGCAAATTTATGGATTAGGAACAAATGTAGGATACAAATTTAAAATTAAATCATTATCAATAGAATTTTTATTTGGAACTGCAGGTGGTATTTCAACTTTTCCGGAAAAAACCGGATACTTTGTTATTCCTGACCAATTTTATCTTTGGAGATTTGAATTTGCTTTAGGATATGAATTTTGAATTAGTATCATGACAAATTAATTTTTAAACGTTTTTTTATGAAATTACAAATAACAATACTCAAATGACAAATAAATTCCAGTTACCTAAATTCAAAACCACAAACCCCTTAAATAACAAAATAGCTTGAATATTTAATGTTTTGGTCATTGAAAATTAGAATTTGTGATTTATTTGAAATTTATTATTTGAGATTTGTTATTTAATTGAGAATGTTTCATAATTAAATTGTTATGTAGTATATATCTATAATATAAATTATAAACAGATGAAACATCCATG from Bacteroidales bacterium encodes:
- a CDS encoding DUF3575 domain-containing protein gives rise to the protein MKSIKLILFLIIILTLFQCELFSQNSIKLIFQPIPYLSGNKVYSFAYERKVSKILSVQLGGNFGVYDQWDSDSCTYVFAIPWNCRKVSETKLKGFSIFPEVRIYLLNKDKTEKLPKGFFLGVYGKLMVLNQQKEYINIDSTVNKHGQIYGLGTNVGYKFKIKSLSIEFLFGTAGGISTFPEKTGYFVIPDQFYLWRFEFALGYEF